The following is a genomic window from Nguyenibacter vanlangensis.
CCCGGCGGCCTGCAGCCGCGTGACCATCTTCTTGACGTCCTGCGCGCGGCTTTGCTGCGTGACCAGCACCGCATCGCGGGTCGCCACCACCACCACGTTCTCGACGCCGACCACGGCCGTCAGGATCTCGTCCGAGCGAACATAGCTGCCGGCCACGGATTCCAGGAACACGTTGCCCTGGCTGACATTGCCGCCGTCATCCTTCTTGGTGATATCCCACAGGGCATCCCAGCTTCCGATGTCGGTCCATCCGAAATCGCCCGCGATCACCGCGGCCTGGTCGGTATGTTCCATGACCGCGTAATCGAACGAAATGTCGGGCGCCGCGCGGAACGACGCCGCATCCAGGCGCTGGAACATCAGGTCGCTCGTCCGCTGCTCCACCGCCTGGCGCACCGGGCCCAGCACCGCCGGGGCATAGGTCTCCATCTCCTTCAGCAGGGTGCGGGCGGAAAAGACGAACATGCCCGAATTCCACATATATTTTCCAGACGCGATCAGCTCGGAAGCGGTCGCCGCGTCCGGCTTCTCGATAAAGCAGGCGACCTCGCTCGCCTCCGGCAGCTTCGAGAGCGGCTTGCCGGCCTCGATATAGCCGTATCCGGTCTCCGGCCGGGTCGGATGCATGCCGAACACCACGATGCGGCCGCGCTGCGCGGCGGTGGCGGCGACGGGCAGCAAATGTTCCAGCGTATCCGGACGGGTGATGACGGCATCGGCCGCCATGATCCACAGCACCGCGTCCGGATCGGTCTCGGCCGCCAGCAGGGCGGCGGCGGCGATCGCGGGGGCGGAATTGCGCCCGACCGGTTCCAGGATGATCCGCGCGTTCTCGATGCCGGCTTCGCGCAACTGCTCGGCGATCAGGAAGCGATGCTCGTTGTTGCACACGACGATCGGGGCGTCGAAATTCTCGCCGACGCCGCGCAGGGCCGTCTCCTGCAGCATCGTCTTCTCGCCCACCAGCGACCAGAGCTGCTTGGGATAGCTGGCGCGCGACACCGGCCACAGCCGGCTGCCCGACCCCCCCGACAGGATGACGGGCACGATGCGGGTCGTGCTGGCGGATTTCGTGCCGATCATCGGGAAGACGGTGTCGGACATGGTTTGGTCCCTTTCCAGTGGTGCGTGCAGCAGGACAACGGAAAATAACAGCAAAATCACGGCATCTGACGCGATAATGATGCCGGATGGGTAACAATATTGTTCAGTTCGCCCGGACGGGCCGAAAAACCTGCGTCTCTTTACGCCTTATAGTCGTCAGTCGGTCATTCATGGCCGAGGCCGCTTGCGTCAGGCCACATACATAGCACATCGCGCCGCCATGGCCAGAAAAGCGTGCCGGACCGGCTGTTGTCCCTTGACCGCCGCCTTCGGCCGCCGCCCCGATGGCCACCGCCCGGATCGACGGTCCGGGTCAGTGCTGGCCGGCGAAAAGCGGCTGGCTGCTTGCCACGGGGGCATGGCGTCCGACGATGTCCAGAAGCTGGCGCGCGGCCCGGTCCCAGGTAAACCCGGCCACGTGGATGCCGCCGGCATCGCGCATCCGTCCCCGCCGCAGCGGATCCTCGACCACCGCCATGACGCGGCGCTCGATATCCGCCGGGTCGGCCGGATCGAAATAGGCGGCAGCCGGACCGCAGACTTCCTCCAGCGACGGAATCGCCGACGCGGCCACCGGACAGCCGCAGGCCATCGCCTCGATCGGCGGCAGGCCGAACCCCTCGTAGAAGGACGGGAATACGAAGCACAGCGCCGCCTCGTACAGGGCGCGCAATTCGGTGTCGTCGACCCGGCCGATATATTTCGCCGGCTGGGGCAGGGATTGCTCCCGGTCGCTCTCCGAGAAGACCGTGCGGTTCAGCCCTCCCGTCACCACCAGATCGATGTCCAGCGCCGCCAGCGACCGCGCCAGCAGCGACAATCCACGCAGATTCTTGTGCGGGGCCAGGTTGCCGACCGCCAGCACGAACCGCCGGGGCGTGATGTCGTGCCGGGCCAGGATCGTCCTGTCGGGCGTCAGGGACAGGATGTGATCCGCCCCCTCGGTGATGACCGATACGCCGTCATCGGGCAGGCGCAGGCGCGCCTGCAATTCGCGGCGTGAAAATTCGGACACGGTGACGAAATGCGTGCGCGTATGGCGCAGGGCATGCAGCATGCCCCTGTTCCACAGCCGAAACTTGGCCGAATAGGCCTGAGGGTAGCTGAAGACCCCCGCATCATGGACGACGACGATCTGCGCCTGGCCCGCCAGCGGGGCCAGCAACGGCGCGGTATTGCCCAGGTTGACCAGCATCCCGTCCCTGGCATGCCAGGGCAGTTCGGCCTGCTCCCACGCCTGTCCGCGCAGCCGCCCGCATGAACGGGCCGGCAGGCCGTCCGCCGGGCACGCGGCGGCCCCCGGCGGCGCGAGGATATGCGCCGGGAGTCCATGCGGGGAAATCTCCAATATCCGTTTGGAGATTTCCCGTGCGAATCGCTGAACGCCGCTGATCTTCTGGGTTAGGAAACGGCCGTTGATATACAGGTTCATTGCGTCCGTCCCGACCGCTTCAGATGAAACAGGTGCCGTGGCCCCGGCGCGTTTCCGGCCGGTCCCGACCAGATCCGGCCGCGCACGTCATCGCGCGCCGCGTTGCGCCAGGACCGCGGGCAGGGTCTTCAGCAGGATCGCCACGTCATGCCATATGGCCCAGTTGCGGACATACCACCCATCCAGGCGAACCCGCTCGGCATAACTGGTATCGCTGCGCCCGCTGACCTGCCACAAGCCGCTGACGCCCGGCCGCGTCTTATAATACAGCTCGATATATTCCCCATAATGGCCGGCTTCCGCATCCACGATCGGCCGCGGGCCCACCAGGCTCATCTCCAGGCGCAGCACGTTGATCAACTGGGGCAGCTCATCAAGGCTGGTCTTGCGCAGGAAACGGCCGATCGCGGTCACGCGCGGATCGTTGGTCAATTTCTGCGTGCGGGCCCATTCGTCGGCCGCGGCCGGGTCGCGCGCCAGCAACTCCTTCAGCACCTCGGCGGAATTGACCACCATCGTGCGGAATTTCAGGCAGTGGAAATGCCGCCCGTTCATCCCCAGCCGCCGGTGCCCGAAAAAGGCCGGCCCGCCATCCAGCTTGACCAGAGCGGCGATCGCGACAAAGAAAGGCAGCAGCGCGACGAACAGGCTGGTCGCCACCGTGATGTCGAACAGGATCTTGACCGCCCGCGCCAAAGGCTGGTCCAGATTGTTATAGTACGTGAACATCACGTCGTCGTGGCTGAAGAACGACGATTTGCGCATGCCATGGACCGGCAGTTCGATGCCGCGCGGCACCAGGGTAAAGGGCACGCCGTCGCGCACCAGCCGCTGCACCGCCGCGCGGTTGACGCCATGATCCGTGTCGCAGACCAGCAGCGCGCGGCTGGCGCCGTACCGGCGCAGC
Proteins encoded in this region:
- a CDS encoding mannose-1-phosphate guanylyltransferase/mannose-6-phosphate isomerase, whose protein sequence is MSDTVFPMIGTKSASTTRIVPVILSGGSGSRLWPVSRASYPKQLWSLVGEKTMLQETALRGVGENFDAPIVVCNNEHRFLIAEQLREAGIENARIILEPVGRNSAPAIAAAALLAAETDPDAVLWIMAADAVITRPDTLEHLLPVAATAAQRGRIVVFGMHPTRPETGYGYIEAGKPLSKLPEASEVACFIEKPDAATASELIASGKYMWNSGMFVFSARTLLKEMETYAPAVLGPVRQAVEQRTSDLMFQRLDAASFRAAPDISFDYAVMEHTDQAAVIAGDFGWTDIGSWDALWDITKKDDGGNVSQGNVFLESVAGSYVRSDEILTAVVGVENVVVVATRDAVLVTQQSRAQDVKKMVTRLQAAGRREAESHNRCYRPWGFYESLIQDARFQVKRIVVTPGEKLSLQKHYHRAEHWIVVSGVALVTRNAEQITVHENESIYLPQECTHRLENPGKIPLVLIEIQTGSYLGEDDIIRIEDTYNRN
- a CDS encoding glycosyltransferase family 1 protein; translation: MNLYINGRFLTQKISGVQRFAREISKRILEISPHGLPAHILAPPGAAACPADGLPARSCGRLRGQAWEQAELPWHARDGMLVNLGNTAPLLAPLAGQAQIVVVHDAGVFSYPQAYSAKFRLWNRGMLHALRHTRTHFVTVSEFSRRELQARLRLPDDGVSVITEGADHILSLTPDRTILARHDITPRRFVLAVGNLAPHKNLRGLSLLARSLAALDIDLVVTGGLNRTVFSESDREQSLPQPAKYIGRVDDTELRALYEAALCFVFPSFYEGFGLPPIEAMACGCPVAASAIPSLEEVCGPAAAYFDPADPADIERRVMAVVEDPLRRGRMRDAGGIHVAGFTWDRAARQLLDIVGRHAPVASSQPLFAGQH
- a CDS encoding exopolysaccharide biosynthesis polyprenyl glycosylphosphotransferase — its product is MPDNRAFIDVAQEKVRPLAVPENAPLLIFASDIVAYALSFFAVFLISAQIAHIFYHVALAVPTVSALRDMLIGQATVFCFVAYIFWLQGHYRDRGTFWDETRVVVSTSLFAALISSFAILGRVPQPYALASGGAWLCFALFAPIGRQVAKHALHRLDAWQVPTLLVGADEHCHGIRAALASDSLPGLRTVGHIDISEFITATDDNHGRGVLRRYGASRALLVCDTDHGVNRAAVQRLVRDGVPFTLVPRGIELPVHGMRKSSFFSHDDVMFTYYNNLDQPLARAVKILFDITVATSLFVALLPFFVAIAALVKLDGGPAFFGHRRLGMNGRHFHCLKFRTMVVNSAEVLKELLARDPAAADEWARTQKLTNDPRVTAIGRFLRKTSLDELPQLINVLRLEMSLVGPRPIVDAEAGHYGEYIELYYKTRPGVSGLWQVSGRSDTSYAERVRLDGWYVRNWAIWHDVAILLKTLPAVLAQRGAR